In one window of Bacteroidota bacterium DNA:
- a CDS encoding aldehyde dehydrogenase family protein — protein MAAKDKYGIAQALQELGLKRLNKGISTGVKWYDTKGDRIDSYSPSDGELIGIVNQATKIDYEKMMKVAEGAFVTWRLIPAPARGEIVRQMAEELRRNKEALGKLVSYETGKIYQEGLGEVQEMIDICDFAVGLSRQLYGLTMHSERPKHRMYEQWHPLGIVGIISAFNFPVAVWSWNAMLALICGDVVVWKPSEKTPLCGIACQNIIAGVLKRNDVPEGVVNLIIGNSHIGELMCKDKRIPLVSATGSTRMGINVGTTVAQRLGRSLLELGGNNAIIITEHADLDMALRAVLFGAAGTAGQRCTTTRRLIIKDSIYTAFKEKLEKAYSQIRIGHPLENGTMVGPLIDKQAVRMFEEAIKEVKAEGGKVVCGGEILKGKDFESGCYVTPCIIEAKNYYKKVQEETFAPILYLMKYSKIEEAIQMQNDVPQGLSSSIFSGNILETEKFLSPEGSDCGIANVNIGTSGAEIGGAFGGEKDTGGGRESGSDAWKAYMRRQTNTINYGTELPLAQGIKFNV, from the coding sequence ATGGCAGCAAAGGATAAATATGGAATTGCACAAGCTCTGCAGGAGCTTGGTTTGAAACGCCTCAATAAGGGGATAAGTACAGGTGTAAAATGGTACGATACAAAGGGCGACCGTATCGATTCTTATTCTCCGTCCGATGGAGAGTTGATAGGTATTGTGAACCAGGCAACAAAAATTGATTATGAGAAAATGATGAAAGTCGCGGAAGGGGCTTTTGTTACCTGGAGGCTGATCCCGGCTCCGGCGCGCGGAGAAATTGTAAGGCAAATGGCGGAGGAATTAAGAAGAAATAAAGAAGCCTTGGGAAAATTGGTGTCGTATGAAACGGGAAAGATATATCAGGAAGGTCTGGGTGAAGTGCAGGAAATGATCGATATATGTGATTTCGCGGTTGGGTTGTCCCGCCAGTTGTACGGTTTAACCATGCATTCCGAACGGCCTAAGCACCGTATGTATGAACAATGGCACCCGCTTGGCATTGTTGGAATAATATCAGCCTTTAATTTTCCTGTCGCCGTATGGAGCTGGAACGCCATGTTGGCACTTATATGCGGTGATGTGGTGGTTTGGAAACCTTCTGAGAAAACACCATTATGCGGCATCGCTTGTCAAAATATAATTGCCGGAGTATTAAAACGAAATGACGTGCCCGAAGGAGTTGTAAATTTAATTATTGGTAATTCGCATATAGGGGAATTGATGTGTAAGGATAAGCGCATTCCGCTTGTATCGGCTACCGGTTCAACACGTATGGGAATCAACGTGGGAACAACAGTTGCGCAGCGCCTGGGCCGTTCTTTACTGGAATTGGGCGGAAATAATGCCATTATCATTACCGAACATGCGGACCTGGACATGGCGCTGAGAGCCGTATTGTTTGGTGCAGCAGGCACTGCGGGTCAGCGCTGTACAACTACGCGCAGGTTGATAATAAAAGACAGCATTTACACCGCCTTTAAAGAAAAATTAGAGAAAGCCTATTCACAGATACGTATCGGTCATCCGCTCGAAAACGGAACGATGGTGGGACCGCTTATTGATAAGCAGGCGGTTCGTATGTTTGAGGAAGCGATAAAGGAAGTGAAGGCTGAAGGAGGAAAAGTAGTTTGCGGCGGGGAGATTTTGAAAGGTAAGGATTTTGAATCGGGTTGTTACGTAACACCCTGTATCATTGAAGCAAAAAATTACTATAAAAAAGTTCAGGAAGAAACATTTGCGCCGATATTGTATTTAATGAAATATTCAAAAATTGAAGAGGCCATACAAATGCAAAATGATGTGCCGCAGGGATTGTCATCCTCCATATTCTCCGGAAATATACTGGAAACTGAAAAATTCCTTTCTCCGGAAGGCTCGGATTGCGGGATTGCCAATGTAAATATCGGGACCTCTGGTGCAGAAATAGGAGGGGCATTTGGCGGCGAGAAAGATACCGGCGGCGGACGCGAGTCGGGTTCCGATGCCTGGAAGGCCTATATGCGCAGGCAGACCAATACAATCAATTACGGAACGGAATTGCCTTTGGCACAGGGAATAAAATTTAATGTTTAG
- a CDS encoding tetratricopeptide repeat protein: protein MAKHSNKPKPAKEERVTEARLPLQPSSLFSFSGFRAQAIILSIIGFVFYFNSFFNEFALDDGIVIIKNEYVQQGIKGIPKILSKDAYDSFYRSMNAKDQLSGGRYRPLSIVTFAIEQQFMGTNPDGKAIPNCWDKNGNGKTDVEEDLNGDSLWNEMDCAIYGMHVRHVINVLIYILSVIILLYFLRNIVFPLEPDIAFIAALLFTIHPLHTEVVANVKSRDEIMSLLFICLTFIYAFRYKDDNKKATLLKALLCFFLALLSKEYAITLIVLLPLAFYLFKNHSFKNGIKAFLPYTLVVVIYLVIRLSIVVLKANVPDNEVLNNPYLFATKAQKIATEISTTLNYLKLLIFPHPLSADYSYNAIPYKDFANPIVWLSLIVHVGMIIAGIKLFKKRHVLSFAIAFYLMNLFLVCNIFLNIGATMGERLIYHSSVGFVIALAFLLVKGVEKMRITDASRRIVLLGLLVIVIVASAFKTIERNAEWKNDITLFTKDVKTVPGSTLANGNAGARYIDLSERPENKAKQKELLAKAIGYLDKAIAIHPRYVTSYINRGLAYYKLDDLEKTKANWDMVEVYYPHYPDIPRYKDILATGYLNRGLDLGKNQKVMEAIAEMEKAKQIAPNNPEIWYNIGGAYFTINDYQKALQAWGKTLELKPDHQQAQQGYMELKKIIAGQPVQSK from the coding sequence ATGGCCAAACATAGTAACAAACCAAAACCGGCTAAAGAAGAAAGAGTTACAGAGGCCCGGCTTCCGTTACAGCCATCTTCTTTGTTCTCGTTTTCCGGCTTTCGCGCGCAGGCCATCATACTATCGATAATCGGGTTTGTATTTTACTTCAATTCATTTTTTAATGAGTTCGCGTTAGATGATGGTATAGTTATCATAAAAAATGAATATGTTCAGCAGGGAATAAAAGGCATTCCGAAAATATTAAGCAAAGATGCTTATGATAGTTTTTATCGGTCGATGAATGCTAAGGATCAGCTTTCAGGCGGTCGTTATCGTCCTTTGTCAATCGTTACTTTCGCCATTGAGCAACAATTTATGGGCACCAATCCCGACGGAAAAGCAATTCCCAATTGCTGGGATAAAAACGGGAACGGGAAAACGGATGTTGAAGAGGATCTGAACGGTGACAGCCTGTGGAATGAAATGGATTGCGCGATATATGGTATGCATGTCCGACATGTTATAAATGTATTGATATACATTCTTTCCGTTATAATATTGCTTTACTTTTTAAGAAATATTGTTTTCCCGCTGGAGCCGGACATCGCTTTTATTGCCGCACTTTTGTTTACCATTCATCCGCTCCACACAGAGGTAGTGGCTAATGTGAAAAGTCGTGACGAGATCATGTCCCTGCTCTTTATTTGCTTGACTTTTATTTATGCCTTCCGGTATAAGGATGATAATAAAAAAGCAACCTTGCTTAAAGCTTTGTTGTGTTTCTTTCTCGCCCTATTATCAAAGGAATATGCCATCACACTCATCGTCCTGCTTCCGCTTGCCTTTTATCTCTTCAAAAACCATTCGTTTAAAAACGGCATAAAGGCGTTTCTGCCATATACCCTTGTGGTGGTTATTTACCTTGTGATCCGTCTTTCTATCGTGGTGCTGAAAGCAAATGTTCCTGACAATGAGGTGTTGAACAACCCGTATTTATTTGCCACCAAAGCGCAGAAAATCGCCACAGAGATATCCACCACACTCAACTACCTTAAACTATTGATATTCCCCCATCCATTGTCGGCGGACTATTCATACAACGCTATTCCTTACAAGGATTTTGCCAATCCGATCGTTTGGCTTTCGCTAATTGTTCACGTAGGAATGATTATCGCGGGGATAAAGCTTTTTAAGAAGCGGCATGTATTGTCTTTCGCTATTGCATTTTACCTGATGAATTTATTTCTGGTCTGCAATATTTTTTTGAACATCGGCGCTACCATGGGCGAGCGCCTGATCTATCATTCTTCTGTTGGTTTTGTTATAGCTCTCGCTTTCCTGCTGGTAAAAGGGGTTGAAAAAATGCGGATAACCGATGCTTCACGACGCATAGTCCTGTTGGGACTTCTTGTTATAGTTATTGTAGCGAGCGCTTTCAAAACCATTGAGCGCAATGCGGAATGGAAAAATGACATAACATTATTCACAAAAGATGTAAAAACAGTTCCCGGTAGTACTTTAGCTAATGGTAATGCAGGCGCACGCTACATTGATCTTTCGGAACGTCCGGAGAACAAAGCAAAGCAAAAGGAGTTGCTCGCGAAAGCGATCGGGTATCTTGATAAAGCGATTGCCATACACCCCCGTTATGTAACAAGCTACATAAATCGTGGTTTGGCTTATTACAAATTGGATGACCTGGAAAAAACAAAAGCCAACTGGGATATGGTGGAAGTATATTATCCGCATTACCCTGATATACCAAGGTATAAGGATATTCTCGCCACTGGTTATCTGAACCGTGGACTCGACCTGGGCAAGAACCAAAAGGTAATGGAAGCCATTGCCGAAATGGAAAAAGCAAAACAGATCGCTCCAAATAACCCGGAGATCTGGTATAACATTGGCGGGGCATACTTCACCATTAATGATTACCAGAAGGCGTTGCAGGCATGGGGGAAAACACTTGAGCTCAAACCCGACCACCAGCAGGCACAACAAGGCTACATGGAATTAAAAAAGATCATCGCGGGTCAACCCGTTCAAAGCAAATAG